DNA from Brassica napus cultivar Da-Ae chromosome C4, Da-Ae, whole genome shotgun sequence:
agaagcaagaatgaaaggatcataatattgcagctttcgcctcgaatttactgatgtaacaccaaaagcatctgttctcacacctcgatctggagtgttgtcgtgccaatcacaatagaaaacaatacagcgcaatccaaccatgcccaaatacttgatttccaaaatctcatgtatgtgtccgtagtatacatcatctcctgatgcagaacaaacgccagcatcataagtcgtactcgaacgtctcctcttctgagttgtgaatgcatatcctcgagtacaaaatctcggatatgacttcacaacaaagtttggtccaacgaccatctcacgtatctaatcgtcaaatgtttcacctctggccaaaccagcagacacctattaatagcacatatatatatatgttatatcaataaatgtgaattagtataaatatgtgataaaatatattttaatttgtttaaagcactcacataagtaaacatcaatccagaaaattctctctgcttcatttcttctagttcgtcctct
Protein-coding regions in this window:
- the LOC125585093 gene encoding uncharacterized protein LOC125585093 is translated as MVVGPNFVVKSYPRFCTRGYAFTTQKRRRSSTTYDAGVCSASGDDVYYGHIHEILEIKYLGMVGLRCIVFYCDWHDNTPDRGVRTDAFGVTSVNSRRKLQYYDPFILASQADQVSYIKYPRVRNIDDPWVTVTRLNPRGRVQGSSELDDPLQPSTFGNLSAAEDLVGVGLVVDFTDFGEEAVVHVEDEPVIGEFHQDPDPDSSGDDDSETDYH